A region from the Oceanidesulfovibrio marinus genome encodes:
- a CDS encoding STAS domain-containing protein, with protein sequence MLVQLEGGYRVERVAELKAELLACLCREEPVELSLSVVDDVDPSFFLLLQSAVRTYEQYGKSLVLRHDLPARFRREAAWAGFPELVPQDAA encoded by the coding sequence ATGCTTGTCCAACTCGAAGGCGGTTACAGGGTGGAAAGAGTCGCCGAGCTGAAGGCGGAGCTGTTGGCCTGCCTGTGCAGGGAAGAGCCGGTGGAGCTCAGCCTGTCCGTAGTGGACGACGTGGACCCCTCTTTCTTTCTGCTTCTGCAGTCGGCCGTGCGAACCTACGAGCAGTACGGCAAGAGCCTTGTCCTGCGGCATGATCTCCCGGCGCGGTTCCGGCGCGAAGCCGCCTGGGCCGGATTTCCGGAGCTGGTCCCGCAGGATGCGGCGTAA
- a CDS encoding HAMP domain-containing methyl-accepting chemotaxis protein yields the protein MRLTIKLKLFAGFGLLLVLLAITAFIGINKLAGMNERLNSMADVSAEKVRLGARMNQNLLEISRAEKNIILSDTQEKVDEYTAYIENEREALLEREKRFDALTDAEGKVALKEFQDAFDEYYTVHKEVRTLGRLNSNVRALALSQSEAKEPFDRAAQAIQTVIDDLLAKLGQSADYQLQRSIHSLDLAIDISNSLGAVRRAEKNIILVPTVEEMKSYSDDISAKAQEIATMVSSLKPLVDGDAAASLSVFEKASASYLDVCDQVRDTALENGNNRAKALAWGKGRELLDAAQKQMTDIVTDNDADMERDQTLSDQNYATARNLMLALAAGAVLIGIVVSLWIAIGIGRGLTKAINVTKAVAIGDVEQDVEVTSHDEIGELLTSMRTLVEAEREAASIAESISVGELDVDLTERSEKDKLLLAMKDLLNAERSVKDVAESLAEGDLDVHVTQRSANDALIKAITRLIDAEKEIASVTERLADGDLRVHVTPRSDKDSLMRALGSMIAKLQTVISEVQSGAENVASGSEEMSASSEQLSQGATEQAAAVEECSSSMEEMGASIAQNADNARQTESIAAKAADDARGSGEAVAETVKAMKDIASKISIIEEIARQTDLLALNAAVEAARAGDHGKGFAVVAAEVRKLAERSQTAAAEINELSANSTAVAEKAGTLLEKLVPDIQKTSELVQEISASSTEQNAGAEEVNKALQQLDQIIQMNASSSEELASTSEELSAQAEQLHASIAFFRLDGSASEAGAKDLGKLAGGGNGKAKSRLALPRQGKNSAPPVDLGDEEGEDKEFERY from the coding sequence ATGCGATTGACTATCAAGTTGAAACTATTTGCGGGGTTTGGCCTCTTGCTCGTGCTGCTGGCCATTACCGCGTTCATAGGCATCAACAAGCTGGCCGGGATGAACGAGCGGCTCAACTCCATGGCCGATGTCTCAGCGGAGAAGGTCAGGCTCGGCGCGCGTATGAATCAGAACCTGCTGGAGATCAGCCGGGCTGAGAAAAACATCATTCTCTCCGACACGCAGGAGAAGGTTGATGAATACACCGCGTACATCGAGAACGAGCGTGAAGCCCTGCTGGAACGCGAAAAGCGGTTCGACGCATTGACAGATGCGGAGGGCAAGGTAGCTCTGAAAGAGTTTCAGGACGCCTTCGACGAGTACTACACGGTGCATAAGGAGGTGCGCACCCTGGGACGCCTCAACTCGAACGTGAGGGCTCTGGCCTTGTCCCAGAGCGAGGCCAAGGAGCCTTTTGACCGGGCGGCCCAAGCCATCCAGACCGTGATCGACGATCTGCTGGCCAAGCTCGGCCAGTCCGCGGACTACCAGCTCCAGCGCAGTATCCACAGTCTTGATCTGGCCATTGACATCAGCAACAGCCTCGGGGCGGTCCGGCGCGCGGAGAAGAATATTATCCTGGTTCCCACTGTCGAGGAGATGAAGTCCTACTCCGATGATATCAGTGCGAAGGCGCAGGAAATCGCGACCATGGTGTCGTCTCTGAAACCCCTGGTGGACGGCGATGCGGCAGCCTCGCTCTCGGTGTTCGAAAAGGCGTCTGCAAGCTACCTGGACGTGTGCGACCAGGTTCGCGATACCGCCCTGGAAAATGGCAACAACAGGGCCAAGGCGCTTGCCTGGGGCAAGGGCAGGGAGCTGCTCGACGCGGCCCAGAAACAAATGACCGACATCGTGACCGACAACGATGCCGACATGGAAAGGGACCAGACACTCAGCGACCAGAACTACGCGACGGCGCGGAACCTGATGCTCGCCCTGGCCGCCGGCGCGGTGCTCATCGGCATCGTCGTCTCTCTGTGGATCGCCATCGGCATCGGCCGCGGGCTGACCAAGGCCATCAACGTCACCAAGGCGGTGGCCATCGGCGATGTGGAGCAGGATGTGGAGGTGACCTCCCACGACGAGATAGGCGAGCTCTTGACGTCCATGCGCACGCTGGTCGAGGCGGAGCGGGAGGCGGCGTCCATCGCGGAGAGCATCTCTGTGGGCGAGCTGGATGTGGATCTTACGGAGCGCTCGGAAAAGGATAAGCTGCTGCTTGCCATGAAGGATCTGCTGAACGCGGAGCGTTCGGTGAAGGACGTGGCCGAGTCGCTGGCCGAAGGCGACCTGGACGTGCACGTAACGCAGCGTTCCGCCAACGATGCGTTGATCAAGGCCATCACGAGGCTCATCGACGCCGAGAAGGAGATTGCCTCGGTGACAGAGCGCCTGGCCGACGGCGACCTGCGGGTGCATGTGACGCCGCGTTCCGACAAGGACTCGCTCATGCGCGCCCTTGGCAGCATGATCGCCAAGCTGCAGACCGTTATCAGCGAGGTGCAGTCCGGCGCGGAGAACGTGGCCAGTGGCAGCGAGGAGATGAGCGCCTCCAGTGAGCAGCTCTCCCAGGGCGCAACGGAGCAGGCCGCCGCCGTGGAGGAATGCTCTTCCTCCATGGAGGAGATGGGCGCTTCCATAGCCCAGAACGCGGACAACGCGCGGCAGACCGAGTCCATTGCGGCCAAGGCGGCCGACGACGCCAGGGGCTCCGGCGAGGCCGTGGCGGAAACGGTCAAGGCCATGAAGGATATTGCCAGCAAGATCTCGATCATCGAGGAGATTGCCCGGCAGACCGATCTGCTCGCCCTGAACGCGGCTGTGGAAGCGGCTCGCGCCGGCGATCACGGCAAGGGATTCGCCGTGGTGGCCGCAGAGGTCCGCAAGCTGGCGGAGCGGAGCCAGACCGCCGCTGCGGAGATCAACGAGCTGTCCGCCAACTCCACGGCCGTGGCCGAGAAGGCCGGAACTCTGCTGGAGAAGCTGGTGCCGGACATTCAGAAGACCTCGGAGCTCGTGCAGGAGATCTCCGCCTCGTCCACTGAGCAGAACGCCGGCGCCGAAGAGGTGAACAAGGCGCTGCAGCAGCTCGACCAGATCATCCAGATGAACGCAAGCTCCAGCGAGGAGCTGGCTTCCACGTCCGAGGAGCTGTCGGCGCAGGCCGAGCAGCTGCACGCCAGCATCGCCTTCTTCAGGCTGGACGGCTCAGCGTCGGAGGCCGGCGCCAAGGATCTTGGTAAGCTCGCCGGCGGCGGCAACGGAAAGGCGAAGTCCCGGCTGGCCCTGCCGCGTCAAGGCAAGAATTCCGCCCCGCCTGTCGACCTCGGCGACGAGGAAGGCGAAGACAAAGAGTTCGAGCGCTACTAG
- a CDS encoding chemotaxis protein CheA, which produces MNGLEVAVKAFLDEAKELLDDIEETLLELESNPEDQALVARAFRAMHTIKGSGAMFGYEEIARFTHDLETTYDRVREGCLSISKELLSLTFEAKDHIGLLLAAPPEGDAETRAASDEILARFRAFVAGESAGKSDTPACSLPVDACGGEPEADSPSTFWIRFKPGVGIYRTGTNPFALFDELEALGTCAVVFHGEAIPYLEDYVPDDHYGYWDILITTDKGEASLLDVFIFQEEEEYHVALVYPGSVRASDLEDLAGLVQSHAEEEPEAILRVLEDEILGRLNKRIEPCQETAVEAPAATHAPSKSSIRVDSERLDALVDMVGEMVIIQSRLAQAVQGNEVPSIFHQVSEELERLTDEMRDNALGLRMLPVGTMFNSLRRLVRDLSGSLGKDVNFITEGAETELDKTVIDQLKDPLVHILRNSMDHGIESPETRTAAGKPAQGVVRLSARHSSGNVVITIEDDGKGLDPEKIREKAVSRGLISADAELGHKETLELIFEPGFSTAEKVTDVSGRGVGMDVVRRSIEGLRGIIEISSTAGQGTRLNISLPLTLAIIDGFNVLIEDESYIVPLNTLRGFQERQVEGEVRTLETMVHMEHMIPCVSLRKLLDVPGNQPEYERVVIIEVDGRVVGLSVDQVVGRQQAVIKSLGDMSSNVQWISGTTVNGDGTISVILDIPQLVRFASDQKNVVAAREVTLH; this is translated from the coding sequence ATGAACGGTCTGGAAGTCGCAGTCAAAGCATTTCTGGATGAAGCCAAGGAGCTGCTCGACGATATCGAGGAGACCCTGCTTGAGCTGGAGTCGAACCCCGAAGACCAGGCCCTTGTGGCGCGCGCCTTTCGGGCCATGCACACCATCAAGGGTTCGGGCGCGATGTTCGGGTACGAGGAGATCGCGCGATTCACCCACGACCTGGAAACAACGTACGATCGCGTCCGCGAGGGGTGTCTGTCCATCAGCAAGGAGCTCTTGTCCCTGACGTTTGAGGCCAAGGACCACATCGGCCTGCTGCTTGCGGCGCCACCGGAAGGCGACGCCGAAACGAGAGCTGCGTCGGATGAGATCCTTGCCCGGTTTCGCGCCTTTGTCGCGGGCGAGAGTGCTGGAAAGAGCGACACTCCGGCATGCAGCCTGCCGGTGGATGCGTGCGGGGGCGAGCCCGAGGCGGATAGCCCCAGCACATTCTGGATCCGCTTCAAGCCCGGCGTGGGCATCTACCGCACCGGGACCAATCCGTTCGCGCTCTTTGACGAGCTCGAAGCGCTGGGAACGTGCGCCGTTGTGTTCCACGGCGAAGCCATTCCATATCTGGAGGACTACGTTCCCGACGACCACTACGGCTATTGGGACATCCTCATCACCACGGACAAGGGCGAGGCTAGCCTGCTCGACGTGTTCATCTTCCAGGAAGAGGAGGAGTACCACGTGGCTCTGGTCTATCCCGGCTCTGTCCGCGCCTCGGATCTGGAGGACCTGGCCGGCCTTGTTCAATCCCATGCGGAGGAAGAACCCGAGGCCATACTACGGGTGCTCGAAGACGAGATCCTGGGCAGGCTGAACAAACGGATAGAGCCCTGCCAGGAGACGGCGGTCGAGGCTCCGGCGGCGACGCACGCGCCCAGCAAGTCCTCCATCCGGGTGGACTCCGAACGCCTCGATGCGCTGGTGGACATGGTGGGCGAGATGGTCATTATCCAGTCCCGCCTGGCGCAGGCCGTGCAGGGCAATGAGGTGCCGTCCATCTTCCACCAGGTGTCCGAGGAGCTGGAGCGCCTGACCGACGAGATGCGCGACAACGCCCTGGGACTGCGGATGCTGCCCGTGGGCACGATGTTCAACTCGCTGCGCCGGCTGGTCCGCGATCTTTCCGGTTCCCTGGGCAAGGACGTGAACTTCATCACCGAAGGCGCCGAGACCGAGCTGGACAAGACGGTCATCGATCAGCTCAAGGACCCGCTGGTGCATATTCTGCGCAACAGCATGGATCACGGCATCGAGTCTCCGGAAACAAGGACGGCGGCCGGCAAGCCGGCCCAGGGCGTCGTGCGCCTCTCGGCCAGGCATTCGAGCGGCAACGTGGTGATCACCATAGAGGACGACGGCAAAGGGCTGGACCCCGAGAAGATCCGGGAAAAAGCCGTGTCGCGGGGATTGATCTCCGCCGACGCCGAGCTCGGGCACAAGGAAACCCTGGAGCTCATCTTCGAGCCCGGCTTTTCCACGGCCGAGAAGGTTACGGACGTCTCTGGCCGGGGCGTGGGCATGGACGTTGTCCGCCGCAGCATCGAGGGCCTGCGCGGCATCATAGAAATCAGCAGCACGGCGGGGCAGGGGACCAGGCTGAACATTTCGCTCCCGTTGACGCTGGCCATCATCGACGGCTTCAACGTGCTGATAGAAGACGAGTCGTACATCGTACCGTTGAACACGCTGCGCGGTTTCCAGGAGCGACAGGTGGAAGGCGAGGTCCGCACGCTGGAGACCATGGTGCACATGGAGCACATGATACCGTGCGTGAGTCTGCGCAAGCTGCTGGACGTGCCCGGCAATCAGCCCGAGTACGAGCGTGTGGTGATTATCGAGGTGGATGGACGCGTGGTCGGCCTCAGCGTGGACCAGGTGGTGGGCCGGCAACAGGCCGTGATCAAGAGCCTGGGCGACATGAGCAGCAACGTGCAGTGGATCTCCGGCACCACGGTCAACGGCGACGGCACCATCTCCGTCATCCTGGACATCCCCCAGCTTGTCCGATTTGCCAGCGACCAGAAAAACGTCGTCGCAGCCAGGGAAGTGACGCTGCATTAA
- a CDS encoding amidohydrolase family protein, which translates to MRINAHCHVFNLQSVFTPGTKKILENRLRALLKDFAILLQPVLDFVEVIIVNSRAATLSTPDDPARLFSETLDRYRRPEVDELRTALQETIARLDHRRRFSIAGFLEDLFSAPASVTLLDIAGFISVGFSPNMDEVTDNLFHAMAKGLESAGIHDDELIIVPLMMDILSGNWSDYGGEVEDIPDDRRDTAEKELAVFETQRQGTTRQCLRYPGRVLPFYAVNPWRPGWFTDFVKAIEHGGFVGLKAYPSLGYLVGDIAEALDYCNTHGIPVMTHCNDGGFKNDAGYEKLCMPCEWERVLDAHKLDNLRLCFGHCGGDNKFLPRAKDRSKWLSEIKNMMSKRPGKIYADVSYHTVGMGLNWFDKSDYFHMLESMLTPLDGCYSTQILFGTDYFLSMLNLREDEYWPYFADHLSPAQFDQITSTNPAAFLGLDPQHPDNSTENITQHIDWLRRKRDEGLWATDAKPANWLRNAKGF; encoded by the coding sequence ATGCGCATCAATGCCCACTGCCACGTCTTCAACCTCCAGTCCGTATTCACGCCCGGCACCAAGAAGATTCTCGAGAACCGCCTCAGGGCGTTGCTCAAGGACTTTGCGATCCTGCTCCAACCCGTGCTGGACTTCGTGGAGGTAATCATCGTCAACAGTCGCGCGGCAACGCTCAGCACACCAGACGACCCGGCCCGACTCTTTTCTGAAACCCTCGACAGATACCGCAGGCCAGAGGTCGACGAGCTGCGCACCGCCCTTCAAGAGACCATCGCACGGCTGGACCATCGCAGGCGTTTTTCCATTGCCGGTTTTCTTGAAGATCTGTTCAGTGCTCCTGCCAGCGTCACACTCCTCGACATTGCAGGGTTTATCAGCGTTGGCTTCTCCCCGAACATGGACGAAGTGACCGACAACTTGTTCCATGCAATGGCCAAGGGCTTGGAGAGTGCCGGCATCCATGACGACGAGCTCATCATCGTCCCGTTGATGATGGACATTCTTTCGGGAAACTGGAGCGATTACGGCGGAGAAGTGGAAGATATCCCTGACGACAGGCGAGACACTGCGGAGAAGGAGCTCGCGGTTTTCGAAACCCAACGCCAGGGCACCACACGACAATGCCTCCGTTATCCGGGCCGGGTGCTGCCTTTTTATGCAGTCAATCCATGGCGGCCCGGTTGGTTCACCGATTTCGTCAAGGCCATAGAGCATGGCGGCTTTGTGGGCCTGAAGGCGTACCCCTCGCTCGGCTACCTCGTTGGCGACATCGCCGAGGCCCTCGACTACTGCAACACGCACGGCATCCCGGTAATGACCCACTGTAATGATGGCGGATTCAAAAACGATGCCGGCTATGAAAAGCTCTGCATGCCTTGTGAATGGGAACGCGTCCTCGATGCGCACAAGCTCGACAACCTGCGGCTCTGCTTCGGCCATTGCGGCGGGGACAACAAGTTTCTTCCGCGAGCAAAAGACCGATCCAAGTGGCTATCTGAGATTAAGAATATGATGTCGAAACGACCCGGAAAAATCTACGCGGACGTCTCCTACCATACTGTTGGCATGGGACTGAACTGGTTCGATAAGTCGGACTACTTCCACATGCTAGAAAGCATGCTCACCCCCCTGGACGGGTGCTACTCCACGCAAATCCTCTTCGGCACGGACTACTTCCTCTCCATGCTCAACCTGCGGGAGGACGAGTACTGGCCATACTTCGCGGATCATCTGTCACCAGCGCAGTTCGACCAGATCACCAGCACAAATCCCGCGGCATTTCTTGGCCTCGACCCACAGCATCCGGACAACTCCACCGAGAACATCACACAACACATCGATTGGCTCCGCAGGAAACGTGATGAAGGACTCTGGGCAACAGACGCCAAGCCCGCAAACTGGCTCCGGAACGCAAAAGGCTTCTAA
- a CDS encoding DUF6765 family protein — MQIDMHYYGTYALARAAGLNPVPAEIAATAAQFVDDMAGHMFDKITVSICFEDSGRIVSRPTAHHFQDIRNINKDDQRHVWVPFHFLPGNKGNDFESRLQCQMHSRIVQDMIAHHCELFDRENGLLLAGVTAHVLADTFSHYGFSGISSQYNCITNMQFQNVGLDMIKRFNNYEIYFKKNYKESCGANLWKRLISFFAETFSGALGHGAAITYPDLPFLQWSMEYEYLPGSNGEPMHRDNTATFLDGCEALYNLFVKVAQARPKDANIGVGFDTIRSNIRTIIGTQEFEREDRIALWQQAMQEGDLGPKEKIPPYSGEQWNDDLRAFHGTQDSTKCLDHPAYLFLQAASMHRNYVLRDLLPRHGLVVA, encoded by the coding sequence ATGCAGATCGACATGCACTACTACGGCACGTACGCATTGGCCCGCGCCGCCGGGCTGAACCCTGTGCCCGCAGAGATCGCGGCAACCGCCGCCCAGTTCGTGGACGACATGGCCGGACACATGTTTGACAAGATAACAGTCTCAATCTGCTTCGAGGATAGTGGAAGAATAGTCTCCAGGCCGACGGCGCATCACTTTCAGGACATCAGGAATATCAACAAAGACGACCAGCGCCATGTCTGGGTGCCATTCCACTTTCTTCCAGGAAACAAGGGGAATGATTTCGAGTCCCGCCTGCAGTGCCAGATGCACAGCCGGATAGTGCAGGACATGATCGCGCACCACTGCGAGCTCTTCGACCGAGAAAACGGATTGCTCCTGGCCGGCGTTACGGCGCATGTCCTTGCGGATACGTTTTCGCACTATGGCTTTTCAGGCATCAGCTCGCAATATAACTGTATCACGAATATGCAGTTCCAAAATGTCGGTCTCGACATGATAAAGCGATTCAATAACTACGAAATATACTTCAAAAAGAATTATAAAGAGTCCTGTGGTGCTAATCTTTGGAAGCGTCTGATAAGCTTTTTTGCAGAAACCTTTTCAGGTGCGCTTGGCCATGGCGCCGCGATAACGTATCCGGATCTTCCTTTCCTGCAATGGAGCATGGAGTATGAGTATCTGCCAGGCAGCAACGGAGAGCCCATGCACCGGGACAACACGGCAACATTCCTCGACGGCTGCGAGGCGCTCTACAACCTGTTCGTGAAGGTTGCGCAGGCACGGCCAAAGGATGCAAATATAGGCGTCGGGTTCGACACTATACGGAGCAATATCAGAACGATCATTGGAACGCAGGAGTTCGAGCGGGAAGACCGCATAGCACTATGGCAACAGGCCATGCAGGAGGGCGACCTCGGTCCGAAAGAAAAGATACCGCCCTATTCGGGTGAGCAGTGGAACGATGACCTCCGCGCTTTCCACGGTACGCAGGACTCCACAAAGTGCCTCGACCACCCGGCCTATCTCTTCCTGCAGGCCGCGAGCATGCACCGCAACTATGTGCTGCGGGACCTGCTGCCGCGGCACGGCCTTGTCGTGGCGTAA
- a CDS encoding amidohydrolase family protein gives MSVIDIHIHVFGDWNKDGTCHMSSLLGLGSHLAELGGFLADVPTSRDDDDIRDAILHEIQGSLHVNKGVLLAFDKPHDNAGTPMKPILYTPNSWVAEICRKNPDLALFGASVHPYNTDALKELQKAKDDGAVLVKWIPSSQNILPNHEKCRAFYQKLIEYGLPLLCHVGDEHTISEAGGDKSLRAYNHPELLIPALEEGVTVIMAHCCLPIDEDDNDFSEAFMRMMLQAEDRGWRLFADVSALVGKWRRSFMAKQMALRLPHDRLVMGSDWPNAPNLDDDFRTKGNRREYDRIKGIDNVLDRNAEYLKFLGFSDTVMTNAEQIFKIARTPPMLGNPRYIYHFPTF, from the coding sequence ATGTCCGTCATCGACATCCACATCCATGTGTTCGGGGACTGGAACAAGGATGGCACCTGCCACATGTCGTCTTTGCTTGGGCTTGGAAGTCACCTTGCTGAGCTGGGCGGCTTCCTAGCGGATGTCCCCACCAGCCGTGATGACGACGACATCCGCGACGCGATCCTGCACGAAATCCAGGGCTCGCTGCATGTGAACAAGGGCGTCCTGCTCGCATTCGACAAGCCGCACGACAACGCCGGCACCCCCATGAAGCCGATTCTGTACACCCCCAACTCCTGGGTGGCCGAGATATGCCGGAAAAATCCGGACCTCGCCCTCTTCGGTGCGTCGGTCCATCCTTACAATACGGATGCGCTCAAAGAGCTGCAAAAAGCCAAAGATGACGGCGCGGTCCTGGTCAAATGGATTCCGTCGTCGCAGAACATCCTTCCAAACCATGAGAAATGCCGCGCCTTCTACCAGAAGTTGATCGAGTACGGGCTCCCGCTGCTCTGCCACGTGGGGGACGAGCACACCATCTCCGAGGCCGGCGGCGACAAAAGCCTGAGGGCATACAACCACCCCGAGCTGCTCATCCCGGCGCTGGAGGAAGGCGTCACCGTAATCATGGCGCACTGCTGCCTGCCCATCGACGAGGATGACAATGATTTCTCGGAAGCGTTCATGCGGATGATGCTCCAGGCCGAGGATCGCGGCTGGCGCTTGTTCGCCGACGTCTCGGCCCTGGTGGGCAAATGGAGGCGGTCGTTCATGGCCAAGCAGATGGCCCTGCGGTTGCCGCACGACCGCCTGGTCATGGGCAGCGACTGGCCCAACGCTCCAAACCTTGACGATGACTTCCGGACCAAGGGAAATCGCAGGGAGTACGATCGGATCAAGGGCATCGACAACGTTCTGGACCGCAACGCGGAGTACCTGAAGTTTCTCGGTTTTTCCGACACGGTGATGACCAACGCGGAGCAGATCTTCAAGATCGCCAGGACACCGCCCATGCTCGGCAATCCCCGCTACATCTACCACTTCCCAACGTTCTGA
- a CDS encoding chemotaxis protein CheW, giving the protein MSNDNGNTQTVLTVTLGQEQYALDIYAVREILDMAEVTRIPKMPAYMRGMVNVRGTAVPVVDLKMKFGMEPIEQTLNTRIVILEIEKDGKVTPMGAMTDSVRDVLVLHEEQIDPPPELGSSVDIDFIKGIARKDDAFIILLDVDKVFAREEITMLRQVREEQENTNKTAA; this is encoded by the coding sequence ATGAGCAATGATAACGGTAATACCCAGACGGTCCTGACGGTCACATTGGGTCAGGAGCAGTATGCCTTGGACATCTACGCTGTCCGGGAGATCCTGGACATGGCCGAGGTGACGCGCATACCCAAGATGCCCGCGTACATGCGCGGGATGGTCAATGTGCGGGGAACAGCCGTGCCCGTGGTGGACCTGAAGATGAAGTTCGGCATGGAGCCCATCGAGCAGACGCTGAACACCCGCATCGTGATCCTGGAGATCGAAAAGGACGGCAAGGTCACTCCCATGGGAGCCATGACCGACTCTGTCCGCGATGTGCTCGTGCTGCACGAGGAGCAGATCGACCCGCCGCCGGAGCTCGGCTCCTCGGTGGACATCGACTTCATCAAGGGCATTGCGAGAAAAGACGATGCGTTCATCATCCTTCTGGATGTGGACAAGGTGTTCGCCAGAGAGGAGATCACCATGCTTCGTCAGGTGCGCGAGGAACAGGAAAACACAAACAAGACGGCAGCCTAG